TTTGCATACATCCAAAGTTGGGTACCATTTTTACCCAGTAATCTTTTCATGAAATCTTGGGTAGTATTTGCGATTTGACCTATAGTTTTAATACCATACTTCTCTAATTTTCTTTTAGTAGCTGACCCAACCCCTAATAAATCTCCAGCAGGTAAATTCCAGATTTGTTCTTTGAAATTTTCCCGTTCAATGCAAGTGATAGCATCTGGTTTTTTCATATCACTTCCAAGCTTTGCAAATATCTTATTAAAGCTTACGCCTATTGAAATCGTAAGACCCAGTTCTTCTTTAACAGTTTCTTTAATCTTATAAGCAATTTCATAACTATTCCCAAATAAAGAGATGCTACCCGTAACATCTAGCCAACATTCATCTATTCCAAATGCTTCAACCATATCCGTATATCGATAATAAATATCCCGAGTAAGCTTTGAATATTTAATATAAGTTGCAAAGTTAGGTAAAACAGTTATCAAATCTGGGCACTTTCTTTTTGCTTGGCAAATAGCCTCGCCTGTTTTTACTCCCATTTTTTTTGCCTTTTCACTTTTAGCTAATACAATTCCATGCCTTTCTTCTTGTTTACCACATACCGCTACTGCTTTTCCTTTAAGCTCAGGATTTAGCATACATTCTACCGAGGCATAAAAATTATTTAAATCGCAATGTAAGATATATCTATGCATAAAATCTCTACCTTCTTTTTTTATCTTATAGCATCATTCACCTATTGACGCTTTTTTATACCTAGTGTATTGTTTATACATCAGAACTATTGTTCAATAAAAGAATAATATTAATCAGAACATTTGTCAATAATAAACAAGAACATATGTTCAATAATTTATTACAAGAGAGGTTTTGCTAAAAATGCATTTTAGTGAAAAGTTAAGATTATTAAGAGAAGAACATAATCTTTCTCAAATTGAATTAGCTAAAAAAATTGGAGTAACAGAACGTACTATTTATAATTATGAAACCAAAGATAGAGTTCCAAAAATTGATATAGTTGCAAAGATTGCAAAGGTTTTTGGGGTGACAATTGATGCCCTTACAAGTGATGCTGAAGAATCCTCCGTTACTGGATCTGAGAGAGATAATTTTTTACAAACTGCTCGTGAACAATTTGGTAGCAGAGGAAAAAAAGAGGCTGAAACACTATTAGAGCGTGCCTCTGCCTTATTTGCAGGTGGAGAGCTTGATGAGGATGCTAAAGAAGAGTTTTTTCAATCTTTAACTAATGCCTTTTTAACTGCAAAAAAAGAAGCTCGGAAAAAGTTTACAAATAAATAAAAGAGGTAATGTTATGATAAGTTTTATCAGTAATAAAGTTGAAAATTTAATTAAAAAGCATGATGAAAGCGATCCTTTTCGGTTATGTCAAAGCCTAGGTATATTAATACTATACGAAAAATTTAGTAATAATATCAAAGGTTACTTTTTGGTGCAATCACGCATTCAAATAATTGTTATTAATTCTAATTTACCTGAGGAACTACAGCGAATTATCTGTGCACATGAACTTGGCCATGCTATCTTACATCAAAAACTTGCTGCCAAAAATACATTAAGTGATTTTGCTCTCTTTGATGCTACGGCTCAGCCAGAGTTTGAAGCTAATCTTTTTGCAGCTGAACTCCTTATTAAAGACGATACCGTCATTTCTCTTCTAAATGAAGATTTGTCCTTTTTTGATGTAGCCAGCACACTGTGTGTGCCAGCTGAGCTACTTGATTTTAAATTTCGAATTTTAAAACATAAAGGTTATCGTTTAGAAGCTCAGCTTTATTGTCATGGTGACTTCCTCAAAAAACCTTGAATTACTAATAATTTTTAGCAACTATTCTTCATATATTAAATTAGGAGGTCATGATTTTGAAATTCAACATTAGAAACGGAGTTCGGATATTTTTCCTTCTCCTTATATTTGCATTATGGTATTTAGGTAAAGTACAAATGTGGGGTCCTCTTTTAGGTATAAGTTTATTACTTGTACCTTTTGCTGGACGCATTTATTGTGGTTGGGTTTGTCCTATATTTACAACTATGGACATTATGAAACCTGTATTAAAAAAGCCTTTATTTAAAGTAAATAAGCAAATCATCCAAAATCGCTATTTAAAGATATTGTTACTTCTTATTTATGGATTACTTTTATTCTTATTTATTAAAACCAATTTTTTTATTCCCTTTTTTATTTTTTTAATTCCTGTTGGAGTTTTAATCACATATCTTTTCGGCGAAGTATTCTGGCATCGATTTTGCTTTTTTGGCATGATTTTTAGTTTATTTAGCAAATTCAGCCTATTTGGATATAAATTAAACCCTAATATTTGTCGCAAATGTAATGCCTGTGTACGTAAATGTCCTAATGATTGTATTATTACTAATAAAGATAGTTATTATATTGATAAAAAGCACTGCTTAATTTGTGACTCTTGTAAAGAAATTTGCCCTGTGTCTGCTATCGATTATGGAAATACGAATAGAAAGACAAATGTTATTAATTAATACTAAAACAAGGATAACTATCTGACATTAGTTATCCTTGTTTTTATTTTGTTAATAGTACTTATGTTTATTTACTGACCCCAAATATGTAATATATTTATTCATCTAATTCGGTAGTGTCTACACTTTCTTCTAAACAATTCTCGCTTTCATTTAAAAGATTCTGATTTTTAAGTTCTAATTCTTGCTCTAACTGTTTTTTGTCTTTTTCTAAAATTTCTTTTTCCTGTTTACATTCTTTTAACTTCCTACTTTGTTGATATTGTTTAACTAGACTTAAAAGCAAGGCTATTACTGCACCAAAGGCAGCTGAAATTAAAATTATTAATGCTTGTGATGCTGAGAAATTTACAAATAAAAAGTTAATTTCTACTGTTCCGGAATTTTGAATAGCAAATAAGGCTACTAAAACTGCAAATAATAAAGATAAACTAAATTTCCAATCCATAATATCCCCTCTTTCGTGCATGATTTTAATTGCTTAGTTAAAATTAGTTAGCATAATTATACTTGTGAGGTAAATGTTAGGCAACACTTAGTGAAAAAAAATTGTTAACTTAGTTTTTGATTTAAAAGACGATTGATATAATTCCAATTATCACGTACCACCTTTTCTATTTCTTTTACTTCTTTAAGGTGTGGGATTTTAGGAATCTTTATATTTTTCTGAGGTAAAACTTTGCTAAACCAATCCTTTACTGGTTTATGTAATTCTTTAATTTTTTGACTAACTAGCTTTTCAATTATGAGAAGACTACTATCAATATTATTAATTTCATAAACCCTCCAATAATCCTCTATTTTTTTCATCTTTATTTCTGGTTTTAATTCTTTTTTAAACCTTTTATGATAAATCTTTAAGGTTATTTTTGCCGTATTGCCTTGCTTTTCTATCTTTTCTATCCCTTTATATTGCAAATGTTCTAATCCTGAATCCTGCGCAAAGCTTGTGACAGGTATCTGGGCATTACTTGCTCTAGCATTTTTAATATTCCCACCTGCAACAAAAAGTCTGATTTCATTTTTTGCATAGCTAATAATATTTGGTCTAATTTTCTTAACTATTTCTTTTTCTAACTTTACTGAGCCAAAGCTAATTTTCTTTACTTCCTTTTCTAAGACATAATCAACAAGACGTGTAACGACCCTATCAATATCTACATACTTTTCAAAGGTCGGTAAATCATGTTTTTCTACTGCTTTTGTTATTTTAAGTAATGAATATTGAGGAGTTGTTAAAAAGTACAGATACCCGACTACTAAACTAGTTATTAATACAACTATTAACATAAATATTAATAGTTTCTTTTTGCTTTTTTTATTTGTTCTGGTAGCCCTCATTATATTTTCCTCCTTAGAACATGAAGTTCTAGTAGATAACGACTATGTTTTTATCTTTATTAGGTTTAACCATTACCTACAAATAATTCTAGTTTTATAATAAATCTATCTTTTTCTTAAACATATTCATTGTTATCTGAATATGATAGAGAAGATACTTTAACCTGACTAACTTGGCGTAAGTCTCACGCCTCTTTAGGGGGGAGTCAAACGCCAACTAAGTCATGCATTTGTAGTTCTAGAATTCAGGTGGAGTGGAAGAATCTCCACCTGAATTAAGAACTTACTTCAAAGAAAGGGGTGGTATTTTGCAGATACATGTTGTTAAATCAGGTGATACCTTATGGCAAATTTCTAAAACTTATGGTGTACCACTTAATACTATAATAGAGTCTAATGAAATTCCTAATCCTGATAATTTAGTTATAGGTCAAACAATTGTTGTGCCAACCAAAGGGCAATATCACATAATTAGACCTGGAGAAACACTGTATCAAATAAGTAAGCTTTATAATGTAACTGTGGGGGATATTGTAAATGCTAATGGAATTAAGAATCCTAATCAAATTCCAGTTGGTTTAAGAATTTATATACCTAGAAAACCGCGTCCTACAGTTGATGTTTTATCTTATGTTGATTTAAATATTACTGGTAAAAATACAGTTGCCGAAATTAATAAAGTAGGAGAGCATTTAACTTATCTTAGTATATTTAGCTATATAGTAAATCGTGATGGTACTTTAAAACCTTTAAATGATCAACAGGCGATCAATGCTGCTTATGAAAATAGAATTGTACCTTTAATGGCAATCACTAATATTGAAGGAGGAACATTTAATAAAGAGTTAGCTACTCATATTTTATCTAACGAAGAATTACAAGATAAACTTTTAGCTGAAGTAATTAGAATTATGAAACAAAAAGGATATTTAGGCTTAGATGTAGATTTTGAATATGTGGGTAGAGAAAATCGCGAAAAGTATAAACAATTTTTAAGAAAAGCTTCAAACATATTAAAACAAAATAACTATACTCTTTCGGTTGCCTTAGCGCCTAAATTATCGGATGCACAAACTGGTACTTTATATGAAGGGCATGATTATAAAGGTATTGGTGAAATAGCTGATTTCGTGCTTTTAATGACCTATGAATGGGGATGGTCAGGTGGAGCACCAATGGCAGTATCACCGATAGATCAGGTACGTAAAGTTGTAGAATATGCTCTAACTGTTATTCCAAGTAATAAAGTAATGATGGGCATCCCATTATATGGCTATGATTGGACGCTTCCTTATGTCAAAGGTGGCCAGTGGGCTAGAACCCTAAGCCCAAGAAGAGCCCTACAACTTGCAACTCAATATAATGCAACTATTAAATACGATACTAAATCAGAGGCACCTTATTTTAATTATGTTGATGGAAATAAAAAAGAACATGTGGTTTGGTTTGAGGATGCTAGAAGTATCCAGGCTAAATTTAATTTAGTAAAAGATTTAAAATTACGAGGATTTTTCTATTGGGTATTAGGTAGAGACTTCCCGCAAAACTGGTTATTGGTAGAAGAAAATTTCAATGTTAGAAAAAGAGTAAAAAGCTAGAAAAGGGTGTATATAAAATAAGCTCCTACAAAAGTAGGAGCTTATTTTATAAAAATTTCAAAGGCATTTGGTAATATTTCAAACGTTGCAGGAAACTGACCTGCATATTCTCCATCTACATCTATATCAAATATTTCTTCGTTATAAATTTCTACTACTACTTTTTTCGTTTTAAAATGAATAACATTTGCACTTTGCGTATGCTTACCGCTTATTATTTTCCAAAAAACATCTAGAAATTCTTGAGAAGATTGGAGACTTTTTACTATCATGCAGTCTAAATAACCATCTGTAGCATCTGCTGTGGGTATAGCATTTTTAAAACCACCAATTGAAGATGTATTTGATAATAAAAATAGCATTATTTCTTCTTGTTCTTTGGAGCAGTACTCTTCACTTGTTATTTTTACTTGCATTTTTTTAAATACTTGTTTGGGAAATTGTTTAATTCCTTCAGCAACATAAGCAACACGTCCAAAAATGCTCTTATATTCAATAGGAGTAATATGAGCTACATTACTTAAAAACCCACTTGCTACTACATTCATAAAACACTTATCGTTAACCTTTCCTAAATCAACCTTTTGCGTATTCCAATTATCGATCATATCACAAAACTCTTTAGGGTCTTTAGGTAAGTTCATAATAGTTGCAAAATCATTTACAGTTCCTTCTGCTAGTATCCCTACTGGAATTTTCCTTATACTTTTTGCTATACCTGTACATACTTCATTTACAGTGCCATCTCCACCAGAAACTATGATAGCATCCCATTTCTCATTACATGCTTTTACAGTTTCATAATAGGCATCATCTTTCTTTTTAGTTTGAAACTTATGAATAACATAGCCTCTATCTATTAAAATATTAATTACTAAATTAATTCTTTTTTGAAAATAAGGTACTAAATTTTTCCCTGATGAAGGATTTTCAATAATTTTTACTTTTCTCATTTTCGTCTCCTTATTGTAAAAATAATTCCTGTAAATACAATAATACCTATATTCTACCACAATATGTTGCTTTATGATTAATAATTCATCAGGTATCTTCAAAATATTTTATTTAAAAATAGAACAAGATGCTCCTAAAAGCATCTGTATGTTTTATATCTCAATATTGTATAAAATAAATTAAATTATCATCAATATTATAAAATAAGGGAACCACTTCAATTCCAGGATATTTTGCATTTATCCTTTCAGATTCATTAACAACAAAATCTATTTCATTATCCACTTCATACATAGTAGCAAAGTTCATAAAATGTTCTTCTGCCCTTTCGCGAGTCCATCCCGCTAACTCACATAGACCATTTACAAAGTCTTCTCTCTTAGAAACAAGATTTACCATCCCACAATTATTATGACCAAATAAAACAATATATTTTATTCTCCCAATAGCGATTGCATAGGATACTTTAAATTCACTATAACGTAGATTTCCTCCTCCTGTTCTAATTATATACGCGAAATTAGGAGGCATATTAAGTTGATTTCTATTATCCATACACATTCCAACTAATATTTGAGCTGTATCATATTCTTTAAAAGGCATATTAAAATTATGATACCTGATTAATTCACCTATTGGTGTATCCACATACTTTTTAGGAATGTCTTCTTCTTTTAAGATTTTAATTAAATTCATTATGAATCCCTCCTTAATAAACATGCAAAAGCTAAACTTATTAATAGTAATTTTTCTATCATTATTGTATTTTACCAGCAAACTATCTTTTTAAATACCTTTTTTTAAGATAAATTTACTTAATACAGTATACCCATATAATTTATCAAGTAATAAATCTGGTAATAAATCTAATGAACTTATATCAGTTTATATTTTTAAATAGTATAATGGGTAAGCTAAGTTTAATAAAAGATGACGACAAAGAAAAGGTGGTTACTTATGAATGATTTTTTACAATTAGGTATTAGTACTAAAATAACAGCTAAACTTAAAACTTATGGAATAACCAGTCCTACCCCAGTTCAAGATGAAGCCATTCCAAAAATTTTAGCTGGTCATGATATAGTTGCAAAGGCACAAACTGGAACGGGTAAAACTTTAGCCTTTGTTTTACCAATATTAGAAAAAATAAATACTGAAAGTCCGTACATTCAGGCACTCATTGTTACTCCTACTAGAGAGCTTGCTATTCAAATTACAGCTGAAATTAAAAAATTAATCTCTACGATTAATAGTAATGTCTTAGCTGTTTACGGTGGACAAGATGTCGAAAGACAAATAAAAAAACTAAAAGGACAAACAAGTGTCGTTGTAGCTACCCCGGGGAGAATGTTAGATCATTTAAGACGTGGCACTATTGACTTATCTAAGGTTAAATATTTTGTATTAGATGAAGCTGATGAAATGCTACGTATGGGATTTTTACCTGATGTAGAAGAAATAATTAATCATCTTAATATCAAAAGACAAACTATGTTATTTTCTGCAACTATGCCTAAAGAAATACTTTCTCTTTCTAAAAGATACACTGTTAATCCTATAAACATAATTATAAAAAGTAATAATATTACTTTAGATAATGTAGTGCAACTTGCTGCTGAAACTAGTGATCGTGGTAAATTTGGAGTGCTTTGTACTATGCTAGATAAATACTCGCCCTATTTAACAATAGTTTTTTGCCGAACTAAACGACGCACGTCAGCTCTTAACGAGAAACTGCTAGCACATGGATATGATTCAGATGAACTTCATGGTGACCTCTCCCAGGCTAAAAGAGAAAGAGTTGTTAAAAACTTTAAAGATGCCAAATTAGTAATTTTAGTAGCAACTGATGTAGCTGCAAGAGGACTAGATATTGAAGGAGTAACTCATATCTTTAACTACGATATTCCAGCAGATGCCGAAAGTTATATTCATCGCATCGGTAGAACAGCTAGAGCTGGAAATGATGGGCATGCAATTACCTTTTACACACCTAAAGATAGGTCATATTTAGATACTATCGAAAGAGGAATTAAAACGCAAATTAAACGAATTAATGTAACGCCTAAAGAAGAACAAACAAGTGAACAAAATATTAGTAGTCCAAGTCCAAGAAAAGAAAAATATTCACCTCATAAAAAAAGAGATAATAATACTAAAGAAAGTGGCCGCAAATTCGGATCTAAATCTAAACCTTCTTTTAAAGAACAAAAGGGTAAAAGAAGTAATAATAACAGTGGTAGAAGAACGAGAGATAAATAAAAAAGTGGCGCCGTTTCAATTTAGAAATTACTTTCTAGTTTGAGATAGCGCCTTTTATCTTTACTTAAAATGACCCATTCTGATTCTTAGATAATTAAAAACTTCTAACGGAATATTGACATTACAACAAGACTCTAATCCTTCAAACCCAGGAGAAGAATTTACCTCGCAAATTTTAAAATGATCACCATCAAATAACAAGTCAACTCCTGCTATATCTAATCCCGATATACGAGCTGCTTCTGTTGCAAGCCATGCTATTTCGGGAGTTATTTCATAAGATCCTACACTTCCACCACTTGAAAAATTAGCCTTAAATCCATCTTCAACTGCATTTCTTTCCATGCAGGCAATTGCCCTACCCCCTATGGTAAATACTCTTAAATCTTTACCATAACTATCCTCAATAAATTCTTGTAGAATTACATTGAAAGCACTATTAGTAGCTTCAATTAAATGCATTAAATCAACAAATGATTTTTTATTATCTGATAAAAATACACCTTTTCCTTGTGAGCCTGATAATGTTTTAATTACAACAGGAAAACCTATGAATTTTTCTACTAAATCTTCATTTACTGGAAACTTAACTAACATAGTCTTTGGAACTGGTAAATTTTTCTCCGCTAATATT
Above is a window of Desulfonispora thiosulfatigenes DSM 11270 DNA encoding:
- a CDS encoding 4Fe-4S binding protein, giving the protein MKFNIRNGVRIFFLLLIFALWYLGKVQMWGPLLGISLLLVPFAGRIYCGWVCPIFTTMDIMKPVLKKPLFKVNKQIIQNRYLKILLLLIYGLLLFLFIKTNFFIPFFIFLIPVGVLITYLFGEVFWHRFCFFGMIFSLFSKFSLFGYKLNPNICRKCNACVRKCPNDCIITNKDSYYIDKKHCLICDSCKEICPVSAIDYGNTNRKTNVIN
- a CDS encoding glycosyl hydrolase family 18 protein, whose protein sequence is MEESPPELRTYFKERGGILQIHVVKSGDTLWQISKTYGVPLNTIIESNEIPNPDNLVIGQTIVVPTKGQYHIIRPGETLYQISKLYNVTVGDIVNANGIKNPNQIPVGLRIYIPRKPRPTVDVLSYVDLNITGKNTVAEINKVGEHLTYLSIFSYIVNRDGTLKPLNDQQAINAAYENRIVPLMAITNIEGGTFNKELATHILSNEELQDKLLAEVIRIMKQKGYLGLDVDFEYVGRENREKYKQFLRKASNILKQNNYTLSVALAPKLSDAQTGTLYEGHDYKGIGEIADFVLLMTYEWGWSGGAPMAVSPIDQVRKVVEYALTVIPSNKVMMGIPLYGYDWTLPYVKGGQWARTLSPRRALQLATQYNATIKYDTKSEAPYFNYVDGNKKEHVVWFEDARSIQAKFNLVKDLKLRGFFYWVLGRDFPQNWLLVEENFNVRKRVKS
- a CDS encoding DNA polymerase Y family protein; this translates as MHRYILHCDLNNFYASVECMLNPELKGKAVAVCGKQEERHGIVLAKSEKAKKMGVKTGEAICQAKRKCPDLITVLPNFATYIKYSKLTRDIYYRYTDMVEAFGIDECWLDVTGSISLFGNSYEIAYKIKETVKEELGLTISIGVSFNKIFAKLGSDMKKPDAITCIERENFKEQIWNLPAGDLLGVGSATKRKLEKYGIKTIGQIANTTQDFMKRLLGKNGTQLWMYANGLDDSRVATRDYFVPYKTIGHSITCTSDLLNLEEVWCVFLELSQNVSKRLRAYNLTTRKIQISIKDNTLVSKEYQGCLDLPTSSYHDIAKFALKIFIQKHIWINNIRAVGVRAIDLQNSQKIEQCSLFCDHKAKERINKLEETIETIRDKYGSKIINNAVLMVNSKTPDIRIEEQLIMPSAMYR
- a CDS encoding ATP-grasp domain-containing protein → MKGWILYKQTTVDLKPEMYEINRFVEEAEKMDIEIDVLSPDQIDLMVTREDRKSILVDGQISPLPDFVLPRMGAGTTYFALAVIRHLERLGVPCFNTSAATEIVKDKLFSQQILAEKNLPVPKTMLVKFPVNEDLVEKFIGFPVVIKTLSGSQGKGVFLSDNKKSFVDLMHLIEATNSAFNVILQEFIEDSYGKDLRVFTIGGRAIACMERNAVEDGFKANFSSGGSVGSYEITPEIAWLATEAARISGLDIAGVDLLFDGDHFKICEVNSSPGFEGLESCCNVNIPLEVFNYLRIRMGHFK
- a CDS encoding ImmA/IrrE family metallo-endopeptidase, which gives rise to MISFISNKVENLIKKHDESDPFRLCQSLGILILYEKFSNNIKGYFLVQSRIQIIVINSNLPEELQRIICAHELGHAILHQKLAAKNTLSDFALFDATAQPEFEANLFAAELLIKDDTVISLLNEDLSFFDVASTLCVPAELLDFKFRILKHKGYRLEAQLYCHGDFLKKP
- a CDS encoding carbonic anhydrase: MMNLIKILKEEDIPKKYVDTPIGELIRYHNFNMPFKEYDTAQILVGMCMDNRNQLNMPPNFAYIIRTGGGNLRYSEFKVSYAIAIGRIKYIVLFGHNNCGMVNLVSKREDFVNGLCELAGWTRERAEEHFMNFATMYEVDNEIDFVVNESERINAKYPGIEVVPLFYNIDDNLIYFIQY
- a CDS encoding LapA family protein, which produces MDWKFSLSLLFAVLVALFAIQNSGTVEINFLFVNFSASQALIILISAAFGAVIALLLSLVKQYQQSRKLKECKQEKEILEKDKKQLEQELELKNQNLLNESENCLEESVDTTELDE
- a CDS encoding DEAD/DEAH box helicase, producing the protein MNDFLQLGISTKITAKLKTYGITSPTPVQDEAIPKILAGHDIVAKAQTGTGKTLAFVLPILEKINTESPYIQALIVTPTRELAIQITAEIKKLISTINSNVLAVYGGQDVERQIKKLKGQTSVVVATPGRMLDHLRRGTIDLSKVKYFVLDEADEMLRMGFLPDVEEIINHLNIKRQTMLFSATMPKEILSLSKRYTVNPINIIIKSNNITLDNVVQLAAETSDRGKFGVLCTMLDKYSPYLTIVFCRTKRRTSALNEKLLAHGYDSDELHGDLSQAKRERVVKNFKDAKLVILVATDVAARGLDIEGVTHIFNYDIPADAESYIHRIGRTARAGNDGHAITFYTPKDRSYLDTIERGIKTQIKRINVTPKEEQTSEQNISSPSPRKEKYSPHKKRDNNTKESGRKFGSKSKPSFKEQKGKRSNNNSGRRTRDK
- a CDS encoding diacylglycerol/lipid kinase family protein, whose translation is MRKVKIIENPSSGKNLVPYFQKRINLVINILIDRGYVIHKFQTKKKDDAYYETVKACNEKWDAIIVSGGDGTVNEVCTGIAKSIRKIPVGILAEGTVNDFATIMNLPKDPKEFCDMIDNWNTQKVDLGKVNDKCFMNVVASGFLSNVAHITPIEYKSIFGRVAYVAEGIKQFPKQVFKKMQVKITSEEYCSKEQEEIMLFLLSNTSSIGGFKNAIPTADATDGYLDCMIVKSLQSSQEFLDVFWKIISGKHTQSANVIHFKTKKVVVEIYNEEIFDIDVDGEYAGQFPATFEILPNAFEIFIK
- a CDS encoding helix-turn-helix transcriptional regulator codes for the protein MHFSEKLRLLREEHNLSQIELAKKIGVTERTIYNYETKDRVPKIDIVAKIAKVFGVTIDALTSDAEESSVTGSERDNFLQTAREQFGSRGKKEAETLLERASALFAGGELDEDAKEEFFQSLTNAFLTAKKEARKKFTNK